From Desulfotignum phosphitoxidans DSM 13687:
GCCCATTCACCCGGATTTCCCCGGAATCCGCCTGACCCCGGCCGAAGTGCGGGAACGCTTCCGCAAGCTGGGATGGCACCGCATTGTGGGATTCCAGACCCGGCAGCCCATTCACCGGCCCCAGTTCGAGATGACCATCCAGGCCATGCAGAAAGCCCGGGCCAATCTGCTGCTGCTGCCCGCGGCCGGCATTCCCGGTCCGGACGATTTCGACCACTACACCCGCATGCGCTGCTATCAAAAAGTTGGGACTCACTATCCCCCCAACTCCCACCTGCTCAACCTGCTGCCTTTGGCCATGCGCATGGCAGGCCCCAGAGACGCGGTCCTGCACATGATCATCGGCAGAAATTTCGGATGCACCCATTTTGTGATCGGACACAACCATGCCAGCCCGGGCAATGACAGCAGCGGAAAACCCTTTTACCCCGCGGACCGGGCCGAGGCCCTGGCATCTGAAGCGGCTAAAGAACTGGGCATTGATCCCGTGTTTTTTGAAGAAATGGTGTATCTGCCCTTTGACGATGAGTTCTGCCTGGCCTCCGAGGTGAACGGGTCCAGAGAAACCATTTCTTTTACGGGCAAAGATATCCGGGACCGGATCAGGAAGGGCAAGAAAATCCCGGACTGGGCCACATTTCCCGAAGTGATCCAAGAGCTGGACCGCTCCTATCCCAGCCCGGCCCGCCAGGGATTCACCATTTTTTTCACGGGCCTGTCCGGGGCCGGCAAATCCACCATTGCCAAAGTGCTGTATGCCCGGTTCCTGGAGATGGGGACCCGGCCCGTATCGCTTCTGGACGGGGACATTGTCCGCCGCCACCTGTCTTCGGAACTCAATTTTTCCAGGGAAC
This genomic window contains:
- a CDS encoding bifunctional sulfate adenylyltransferase/adenylylsulfate kinase, whose translation is MDDATIVNLLVDDPQHQVLKKLTSTLPDVILNERQICDFELLVTGVFSPLTGFMTRVDYESVLDRMRLSSGDLWPVPICLDIHDTQAAALEAGQSVVLRDPEGFLLGVMTLEDIWPVDKDNEALAVYGTRDPAHPGVDYLRSKCGSHYIGGPIQALNLPIHPDFPGIRLTPAEVRERFRKLGWHRIVGFQTRQPIHRPQFEMTIQAMQKARANLLLLPAAGIPGPDDFDHYTRMRCYQKVGTHYPPNSHLLNLLPLAMRMAGPRDAVLHMIIGRNFGCTHFVIGHNHASPGNDSSGKPFYPADRAEALASEAAKELGIDPVFFEEMVYLPFDDEFCLASEVNGSRETISFTGKDIRDRIRKGKKIPDWATFPEVIQELDRSYPSPARQGFTIFFTGLSGAGKSTIAKVLYARFLEMGTRPVSLLDGDIVRRHLSSELNFSREHRDINVRRIGFVASEITKNRGIAICAPIAPYQRTRDEIRKAIEHYGGFFEIHVSTPITECEKRDRKGMYAKARAGLLKGFTGVDDPYETPKQPELRIDTTRITPEEAAREVLLLLSRKKFV